The proteins below are encoded in one region of Passer domesticus isolate bPasDom1 chromosome 22, bPasDom1.hap1, whole genome shotgun sequence:
- the MRPL20 gene encoding large ribosomal subunit protein bL20m: MVVLSAARWLRSRLTDRFWRVQEVLKYARHFRGRKNRCYKLAVRSVRRAFVKSTKARREKKRFLRALWITRIEAASLEHGLKYPAFISNLAKSQVELNRKVLADLAIYEPKTFKSLAALAQRRRQEGFLAALGDGKEPEGIFSRIVHHHY, from the exons ATGGTGGTGCTGAGCGCGGCGCGCTGGCTGCGCAGCCGCCTCACGGATCGCTTCTGGAGGGTGCAGGAGGTGCTCAAGTACGCGCGG catTTTCGTGGCAGGAAGAACCGCTGCTACAAGCTGGCAGTGAGGAGCGTGCGCAGGGCTTTCGTGAAGTCCACCAAGGCCAGGAGGGAGAAGAAGAGATTCCTCAGAGCG CTCTGGATCACAAGGATTGAAGCAGCTTCCCTTGAACATGGTTTGAAGTACCCAGCCTTCATAAGCAACCTGGCCAAG TCCCAGGTGGAGCTGAACAGGAAAGTTCTGGCTGACTTGGCTATTTATGAACCAAAGACATTCAAGTCCCTGGCAGCTTTAGCCCAGAGGAGGAGACAGGAAGGGTtcctggctgccctgggagaTGGAAAAGAACCAGAAGGGATATTTTCACGTATTGTGCACCACCACTACTGA
- the CCNL2 gene encoding cyclin-L2 isoform X3: MVWIFWELTKIFNSVAMATGQVLFQRFFYTKSFVKHSMEHVSMACVHLASKIEEAPRRIRDVINVFHRLRHLREKKKPVPLILDQEYVNLKNQIIKAERRVLKELGFCVHVKHPHKIIVMYLQVLECERNQHLVQTSWNYMNDSLRTDVFVRFQPESIACACIYLAARTLEIPLPNRPHWFLLFGATEEEIQEICLKILQLYTRKKVDLSDLESKIEKKKLAIEEAKAQAKGLVPEGVPSLDNTSGFSPIPKNESPKEVKGNKPSPLPVQAMKNAKRKAEGAKRPSSNSPVNGVQKGRESRSRSGSRDQSYSRSPSRSASPKHRKSESYSTSSGSKSQSRSRSRSDSPPRQLNHSSAYKGSKARAYKKSKDYKQPAAPKARRSRSRSSSRSRSRSRERPERSGKYKKKSHYYRNHRHERARSYERAGHRYDRDRDREHAGHSRHRR, from the exons atggtttggattttttgggagttAACGAAGATATTTAACTCG GTGGCTATGGCTACAGGACAGGTGTTATTCCAGCGTTTCTTTTATACCAAGTCTTTTGTGAAGCATTCCATGGAG CACGTTTCCATGGCCTGTGTCCACCTGGCATCCAAAATTGAGGAAGCCCCCAGACGCATTCGGGACGTGATCAATGTGTTCCATCGCCTCCGACACCTGAGGGAGAAAAA AAAACCTGTGCCTCTAATACTGGATCAAGAATATGTGAACTTGAAGAATCAAATAATTAAGGCAGAAAGAAGAGTGTTGAAGGAGTTGGGATTTTGTGTTCACGTGAAGCACCCTCATAAG ATAATCGTTATGTACCTTCAGGTATTAGAATGTGAACGTAACCAACACCTGGTCCAGACCTCATG GAACTACATGAACGACAGCCTGAGAACAGATGTCTTTGTGAGGTTCCAGCCAGAAAGCATTGCCTGTGCCTGCATTTACCTGGCAGCCAGGACACTGGAG ATCCCACTTCCAAATCGCCCACATTGGTTTTTGCTGTTTGGAGCAACAGAGGAAGAAATTCAAGAAATCTGCTTAAAAATCTTGCAGCTCTACACAAGGAAAAAG GTGGATTTATCTGATCTGGAAAGTAAAATAGAAAAGAAGAAGTTGGCTATTGAAGAGGCAAAAGCACAAGCTAAAGGTCTGGTACCTGAGGGAGTTCCAAGCTTGGATAACACTTCGGGATTTTCCCCTATCCCAAAAAATG AGTCTCCAAAAGAGGTTAAAGGAAATAAACCTTCACCCCTACCTGTGCAGGCCATGAAGAATGCTAAGAGGAAAGCAGAGGGAGCCAAGAGACCCAGCTCCAACAGCCCAGTAAATGG GGTccagaaaggaagagagagcAGGAGTCGGagtgggagcagagatcagagtTACTCGAGGTCACCATCGAGGTCTGCGTCCCCTAAGCACAG GAAGAGCGAGAGCTACTCGACGTCCAGCGGCTCCAAGTCGCAGAGCCGCTCGCGGAGCCGCAGCGACTCGCCCCCGAGGCAGCTCAACCACAGCTCTGCCTACAAGGGCTCCAAGGCGCGCGCCTACAAGAAGTCCAAGGACTACAAACAGCCGGCGGCGCCCAAGGCGCGCAGGTCGCGCTCGCGCAGCTCGTCCCGCTCGCGCAGCCGCTCCCGCGAGCGCCCCGAGCGCTCGGGCAAGTACAAGAAGAAGAGCCACTACTACCGCAACCACCGGCACGAGCGCGCCCGCTCCTACGAGCGCGCCGGGCACCGCTacgacagggacagggacagggagcacgCCGGGCACAGCCGGCACCGCCGGTGA
- the CCNL2 gene encoding cyclin-L2 isoform X2 — MEVTKIFNSVSAWSGFFGELTKIFNSVAMATGQVLFQRFFYTKSFVKHSMEHVSMACVHLASKIEEAPRRIRDVINVFHRLRHLREKKKPVPLILDQEYVNLKNQIIKAERRVLKELGFCVHVKHPHKIIVMYLQVLECERNQHLVQTSWNYMNDSLRTDVFVRFQPESIACACIYLAARTLEIPLPNRPHWFLLFGATEEEIQEICLKILQLYTRKKVDLSDLESKIEKKKLAIEEAKAQAKGLVPEGVPSLDNTSGFSPIPKNESPKEVKGNKPSPLPVQAMKNAKRKAEGAKRPSSNSPVNGVQKGRESRSRSGSRDQSYSRSPSRSASPKHRKSESYSTSSGSKSQSRSRSRSDSPPRQLNHSSAYKGSKARAYKKSKDYKQPAAPKARRSRSRSSSRSRSRSRERPERSGKYKKKSHYYRNHRHERARSYERAGHRYDRDRDREHAGHSRHRR, encoded by the exons ATGGAGGTAACAAAGATATTTAACTCGGTGAGCGCATGgtctggattttttggggagttAACGAAGATATTTAACTCG GTGGCTATGGCTACAGGACAGGTGTTATTCCAGCGTTTCTTTTATACCAAGTCTTTTGTGAAGCATTCCATGGAG CACGTTTCCATGGCCTGTGTCCACCTGGCATCCAAAATTGAGGAAGCCCCCAGACGCATTCGGGACGTGATCAATGTGTTCCATCGCCTCCGACACCTGAGGGAGAAAAA AAAACCTGTGCCTCTAATACTGGATCAAGAATATGTGAACTTGAAGAATCAAATAATTAAGGCAGAAAGAAGAGTGTTGAAGGAGTTGGGATTTTGTGTTCACGTGAAGCACCCTCATAAG ATAATCGTTATGTACCTTCAGGTATTAGAATGTGAACGTAACCAACACCTGGTCCAGACCTCATG GAACTACATGAACGACAGCCTGAGAACAGATGTCTTTGTGAGGTTCCAGCCAGAAAGCATTGCCTGTGCCTGCATTTACCTGGCAGCCAGGACACTGGAG ATCCCACTTCCAAATCGCCCACATTGGTTTTTGCTGTTTGGAGCAACAGAGGAAGAAATTCAAGAAATCTGCTTAAAAATCTTGCAGCTCTACACAAGGAAAAAG GTGGATTTATCTGATCTGGAAAGTAAAATAGAAAAGAAGAAGTTGGCTATTGAAGAGGCAAAAGCACAAGCTAAAGGTCTGGTACCTGAGGGAGTTCCAAGCTTGGATAACACTTCGGGATTTTCCCCTATCCCAAAAAATG AGTCTCCAAAAGAGGTTAAAGGAAATAAACCTTCACCCCTACCTGTGCAGGCCATGAAGAATGCTAAGAGGAAAGCAGAGGGAGCCAAGAGACCCAGCTCCAACAGCCCAGTAAATGG GGTccagaaaggaagagagagcAGGAGTCGGagtgggagcagagatcagagtTACTCGAGGTCACCATCGAGGTCTGCGTCCCCTAAGCACAG GAAGAGCGAGAGCTACTCGACGTCCAGCGGCTCCAAGTCGCAGAGCCGCTCGCGGAGCCGCAGCGACTCGCCCCCGAGGCAGCTCAACCACAGCTCTGCCTACAAGGGCTCCAAGGCGCGCGCCTACAAGAAGTCCAAGGACTACAAACAGCCGGCGGCGCCCAAGGCGCGCAGGTCGCGCTCGCGCAGCTCGTCCCGCTCGCGCAGCCGCTCCCGCGAGCGCCCCGAGCGCTCGGGCAAGTACAAGAAGAAGAGCCACTACTACCGCAACCACCGGCACGAGCGCGCCCGCTCCTACGAGCGCGCCGGGCACCGCTacgacagggacagggacagggagcacgCCGGGCACAGCCGGCACCGCCGGTGA
- the CCNL2 gene encoding cyclin-L2 isoform X1: protein MAAAAAGGGPAGPQAAGAAPAPAPAPGAVLIGDRLYSGVLITLENCLLPEHTLRFTPSMSSGLDPDTETELRVTGCELIQAAGILLRLPQVAMATGQVLFQRFFYTKSFVKHSMEHVSMACVHLASKIEEAPRRIRDVINVFHRLRHLREKKKPVPLILDQEYVNLKNQIIKAERRVLKELGFCVHVKHPHKIIVMYLQVLECERNQHLVQTSWNYMNDSLRTDVFVRFQPESIACACIYLAARTLEIPLPNRPHWFLLFGATEEEIQEICLKILQLYTRKKVDLSDLESKIEKKKLAIEEAKAQAKGLVPEGVPSLDNTSGFSPIPKNESPKEVKGNKPSPLPVQAMKNAKRKAEGAKRPSSNSPVNGVQKGRESRSRSGSRDQSYSRSPSRSASPKHRKSESYSTSSGSKSQSRSRSRSDSPPRQLNHSSAYKGSKARAYKKSKDYKQPAAPKARRSRSRSSSRSRSRSRERPERSGKYKKKSHYYRNHRHERARSYERAGHRYDRDRDREHAGHSRHRR from the exons atggcggcggcagcggcaggcggcggccccgcgggccCTCAGGCGGCCGGCGCGGCCCCCGCCCCGGCACCGGCCCCCGGCGCGGTGCTCATCGGCGACCGGCTGTACTCGGGCGTGCTGATCACGCTGGAGAACTGCCTGCTGCCCGAGCACACGCTGCGCTTCACGCCGTCCATGAGCAGCGGCCTGGACCCCGACACCGAGACCGAGCTGCGCGTTACCGGCTGCGAGCTCATCCAGGCGGCCGGGATCCTGCTGCGGCTGCCGCAG GTGGCTATGGCTACAGGACAGGTGTTATTCCAGCGTTTCTTTTATACCAAGTCTTTTGTGAAGCATTCCATGGAG CACGTTTCCATGGCCTGTGTCCACCTGGCATCCAAAATTGAGGAAGCCCCCAGACGCATTCGGGACGTGATCAATGTGTTCCATCGCCTCCGACACCTGAGGGAGAAAAA AAAACCTGTGCCTCTAATACTGGATCAAGAATATGTGAACTTGAAGAATCAAATAATTAAGGCAGAAAGAAGAGTGTTGAAGGAGTTGGGATTTTGTGTTCACGTGAAGCACCCTCATAAG ATAATCGTTATGTACCTTCAGGTATTAGAATGTGAACGTAACCAACACCTGGTCCAGACCTCATG GAACTACATGAACGACAGCCTGAGAACAGATGTCTTTGTGAGGTTCCAGCCAGAAAGCATTGCCTGTGCCTGCATTTACCTGGCAGCCAGGACACTGGAG ATCCCACTTCCAAATCGCCCACATTGGTTTTTGCTGTTTGGAGCAACAGAGGAAGAAATTCAAGAAATCTGCTTAAAAATCTTGCAGCTCTACACAAGGAAAAAG GTGGATTTATCTGATCTGGAAAGTAAAATAGAAAAGAAGAAGTTGGCTATTGAAGAGGCAAAAGCACAAGCTAAAGGTCTGGTACCTGAGGGAGTTCCAAGCTTGGATAACACTTCGGGATTTTCCCCTATCCCAAAAAATG AGTCTCCAAAAGAGGTTAAAGGAAATAAACCTTCACCCCTACCTGTGCAGGCCATGAAGAATGCTAAGAGGAAAGCAGAGGGAGCCAAGAGACCCAGCTCCAACAGCCCAGTAAATGG GGTccagaaaggaagagagagcAGGAGTCGGagtgggagcagagatcagagtTACTCGAGGTCACCATCGAGGTCTGCGTCCCCTAAGCACAG GAAGAGCGAGAGCTACTCGACGTCCAGCGGCTCCAAGTCGCAGAGCCGCTCGCGGAGCCGCAGCGACTCGCCCCCGAGGCAGCTCAACCACAGCTCTGCCTACAAGGGCTCCAAGGCGCGCGCCTACAAGAAGTCCAAGGACTACAAACAGCCGGCGGCGCCCAAGGCGCGCAGGTCGCGCTCGCGCAGCTCGTCCCGCTCGCGCAGCCGCTCCCGCGAGCGCCCCGAGCGCTCGGGCAAGTACAAGAAGAAGAGCCACTACTACCGCAACCACCGGCACGAGCGCGCCCGCTCCTACGAGCGCGCCGGGCACCGCTacgacagggacagggacagggagcacgCCGGGCACAGCCGGCACCGCCGGTGA
- the CCNL2 gene encoding cyclin-L2 isoform X4 yields the protein MATGQVLFQRFFYTKSFVKHSMEHVSMACVHLASKIEEAPRRIRDVINVFHRLRHLREKKKPVPLILDQEYVNLKNQIIKAERRVLKELGFCVHVKHPHKIIVMYLQVLECERNQHLVQTSWNYMNDSLRTDVFVRFQPESIACACIYLAARTLEIPLPNRPHWFLLFGATEEEIQEICLKILQLYTRKKVDLSDLESKIEKKKLAIEEAKAQAKGLVPEGVPSLDNTSGFSPIPKNESPKEVKGNKPSPLPVQAMKNAKRKAEGAKRPSSNSPVNGVQKGRESRSRSGSRDQSYSRSPSRSASPKHRKSESYSTSSGSKSQSRSRSRSDSPPRQLNHSSAYKGSKARAYKKSKDYKQPAAPKARRSRSRSSSRSRSRSRERPERSGKYKKKSHYYRNHRHERARSYERAGHRYDRDRDREHAGHSRHRR from the exons ATGGCTACAGGACAGGTGTTATTCCAGCGTTTCTTTTATACCAAGTCTTTTGTGAAGCATTCCATGGAG CACGTTTCCATGGCCTGTGTCCACCTGGCATCCAAAATTGAGGAAGCCCCCAGACGCATTCGGGACGTGATCAATGTGTTCCATCGCCTCCGACACCTGAGGGAGAAAAA AAAACCTGTGCCTCTAATACTGGATCAAGAATATGTGAACTTGAAGAATCAAATAATTAAGGCAGAAAGAAGAGTGTTGAAGGAGTTGGGATTTTGTGTTCACGTGAAGCACCCTCATAAG ATAATCGTTATGTACCTTCAGGTATTAGAATGTGAACGTAACCAACACCTGGTCCAGACCTCATG GAACTACATGAACGACAGCCTGAGAACAGATGTCTTTGTGAGGTTCCAGCCAGAAAGCATTGCCTGTGCCTGCATTTACCTGGCAGCCAGGACACTGGAG ATCCCACTTCCAAATCGCCCACATTGGTTTTTGCTGTTTGGAGCAACAGAGGAAGAAATTCAAGAAATCTGCTTAAAAATCTTGCAGCTCTACACAAGGAAAAAG GTGGATTTATCTGATCTGGAAAGTAAAATAGAAAAGAAGAAGTTGGCTATTGAAGAGGCAAAAGCACAAGCTAAAGGTCTGGTACCTGAGGGAGTTCCAAGCTTGGATAACACTTCGGGATTTTCCCCTATCCCAAAAAATG AGTCTCCAAAAGAGGTTAAAGGAAATAAACCTTCACCCCTACCTGTGCAGGCCATGAAGAATGCTAAGAGGAAAGCAGAGGGAGCCAAGAGACCCAGCTCCAACAGCCCAGTAAATGG GGTccagaaaggaagagagagcAGGAGTCGGagtgggagcagagatcagagtTACTCGAGGTCACCATCGAGGTCTGCGTCCCCTAAGCACAG GAAGAGCGAGAGCTACTCGACGTCCAGCGGCTCCAAGTCGCAGAGCCGCTCGCGGAGCCGCAGCGACTCGCCCCCGAGGCAGCTCAACCACAGCTCTGCCTACAAGGGCTCCAAGGCGCGCGCCTACAAGAAGTCCAAGGACTACAAACAGCCGGCGGCGCCCAAGGCGCGCAGGTCGCGCTCGCGCAGCTCGTCCCGCTCGCGCAGCCGCTCCCGCGAGCGCCCCGAGCGCTCGGGCAAGTACAAGAAGAAGAGCCACTACTACCGCAACCACCGGCACGAGCGCGCCCGCTCCTACGAGCGCGCCGGGCACCGCTacgacagggacagggacagggagcacgCCGGGCACAGCCGGCACCGCCGGTGA
- the CCNL2 gene encoding cyclin-L2 isoform X5, with protein sequence MNDSLRTDVFVRFQPESIACACIYLAARTLEIPLPNRPHWFLLFGATEEEIQEICLKILQLYTRKKVDLSDLESKIEKKKLAIEEAKAQAKGLVPEGVPSLDNTSGFSPIPKNESPKEVKGNKPSPLPVQAMKNAKRKAEGAKRPSSNSPVNGVQKGRESRSRSGSRDQSYSRSPSRSASPKHRKSESYSTSSGSKSQSRSRSRSDSPPRQLNHSSAYKGSKARAYKKSKDYKQPAAPKARRSRSRSSSRSRSRSRERPERSGKYKKKSHYYRNHRHERARSYERAGHRYDRDRDREHAGHSRHRR encoded by the exons ATGAACGACAGCCTGAGAACAGATGTCTTTGTGAGGTTCCAGCCAGAAAGCATTGCCTGTGCCTGCATTTACCTGGCAGCCAGGACACTGGAG ATCCCACTTCCAAATCGCCCACATTGGTTTTTGCTGTTTGGAGCAACAGAGGAAGAAATTCAAGAAATCTGCTTAAAAATCTTGCAGCTCTACACAAGGAAAAAG GTGGATTTATCTGATCTGGAAAGTAAAATAGAAAAGAAGAAGTTGGCTATTGAAGAGGCAAAAGCACAAGCTAAAGGTCTGGTACCTGAGGGAGTTCCAAGCTTGGATAACACTTCGGGATTTTCCCCTATCCCAAAAAATG AGTCTCCAAAAGAGGTTAAAGGAAATAAACCTTCACCCCTACCTGTGCAGGCCATGAAGAATGCTAAGAGGAAAGCAGAGGGAGCCAAGAGACCCAGCTCCAACAGCCCAGTAAATGG GGTccagaaaggaagagagagcAGGAGTCGGagtgggagcagagatcagagtTACTCGAGGTCACCATCGAGGTCTGCGTCCCCTAAGCACAG GAAGAGCGAGAGCTACTCGACGTCCAGCGGCTCCAAGTCGCAGAGCCGCTCGCGGAGCCGCAGCGACTCGCCCCCGAGGCAGCTCAACCACAGCTCTGCCTACAAGGGCTCCAAGGCGCGCGCCTACAAGAAGTCCAAGGACTACAAACAGCCGGCGGCGCCCAAGGCGCGCAGGTCGCGCTCGCGCAGCTCGTCCCGCTCGCGCAGCCGCTCCCGCGAGCGCCCCGAGCGCTCGGGCAAGTACAAGAAGAAGAGCCACTACTACCGCAACCACCGGCACGAGCGCGCCCGCTCCTACGAGCGCGCCGGGCACCGCTacgacagggacagggacagggagcacgCCGGGCACAGCCGGCACCGCCGGTGA